ATATTGGCAATAGAGAGGTGAGTACCAGTTATTTTAGTAATAACTAAATATGCCGAGACACCCGCTCGCATGCAGTTGTATTCCGATAGGCAGGTATCCTGGCTTATGGGTCTATGCTGAATAGCTCCTTCCCAGATTGCTCCAGTGGTTAATTGCTATTAGCTCGCCAATTACAGTTGCGGGTACAGCCCAAGCTTTGACTTGGTTCCCTTTTAAAGAGTGAATTAGTTAACTCTTACCTATTGGAATATATAAATTTTTTATTTAAAAATGATATTTTTTATAACATCTGTTTGCGCCTACCCTTATAGGCTCACAACAGTTAAAGTGCTTGCTTATATAAAGCCATAACTTCTTCTGGGCTTGGTTGCCTTGGGTTCCCTGGAAGACAAGGATCTTGCATCGCTTTATCAATCCAACCATCAAAATCTCTTTCGGTCACACCCAGTTCAGAAAATCCGCTAGGAATACCAACGCGAACCGATAAATTACAAATCAGCTCGATCGCTAGATCTGCAGCTTGTTTATCATTTAAGTCAAAGGTATTACCGCTCATTGCTTCAGCAACTGCACGGAAAGGCTCAGGGCCTGTTTCCGCGTTAAATTTACTCACAACGGGTAATAGAATTGCATTACAAACACCATGAGGTAAGTTATGTGTCGCACCAGGTTGATGGGCCATAGAATGCACCAACCCTAAGCCTGCGCTATTGAATGCCATTCCTGCTAGAAATTGCGCACAAGCTAAGTTATCACGTGCTTCTATATCACTACCGTTATCAACAGCAACTGGCAGCCATTTGGAAATCAATCTAATAGCCTCAAGAGCCGTAGGTTTAGTCAAGGTATGCGCACCTGGTGTTACGTAGGCTTCAATAGCATGAGTTAGAGCATCCATGCCTGTTGCTGCGGTAACATTCGCAGGTAGTCCCGTCATCAAGGTTGGATCATTGACGGCAATATCAGGAATTTGTTTTCCATCAATTATGACCATTTTCACTTTGTTTTCTTCATCAGTAATGACAGAGTTTGACGTCATTTCTGCTGCGGTACCTGCAGTCGTATTGATAGCGATAAAAAAAGCACCGGGGTTAGTTACTTTACCTACACCATTAAATTCACAAATATCACCCTCATTGGAAGCTACAACTCGTATGGCTTTTGCACAATCTACTGGGCTACCGCCACCTACTGCAATGAAACAGTCACACTCTTCTGCTTGGAATTTTTTTAGTCCATTACGTACCAAGGTAACAGTAGGGTTTGGTGTAACTTCATCATATATAACGTATTCAATAGAATAAGACGTTAGCTCTTGAGTTAACTTATCTAATAAACCTAGCTTAATTAAATTTTTATCAGTGACTATCAGTACTTTCTTAATCGGTTGTTGATTTAAAACAGCAACCGCATCTTCAATAGCGCCTACCCCGGCAAAACTTAACTTTGGTAAATTCAATGCGAATGACATATTATTCCCTTTGTAATTTCAGTATAAATATTAATAATTCTTGCATGAGGAAATAGTATTATTTTGCGTATCTTAATTCTGAGCTGTAATTAAAATTATTATTAAAAGCACAATTTTTTATCATAAGTAGACAATTTTTTACCATCAAAAAACTAACTACCAACCACCACATAGAAAGTGATATAACACAGTATTTCCGTAATAGATTGAACGATATTAATAGCATAAGTCACTTTAATGAAAGCATGTTTATCCATTAATAAAAAGAAGACTCTACTTACAAAAAAAGAGACTAGCAATAACAAAAAAGACAGCTTAGAATTTGAAATAAGACACGAAACCGCCAATACAATAAACATCAATACAATTATATCATCTTGTCGCTCACTGCTTATACTTACCCCTTTCACCCATTCCTTCTTTTGATCAGAATAGCTGTATTTATAGATAATACTAAATACCATTGAGTAACTTAAAAAATGACCTATAACCATTGCATGAGGTACGCTATTAACCCTTAACAACACCATATACTTGATTAAAAACAGCACCATTAATACTGTGAACATCACAGCTTGTCTTTTAGCCTGTGTTCTTAACTTCATCTTTTTATTGGAAATTATTAAATTACTTTTTGGTATAAACCCACTCCCTTGATAGAGTCGAGCACCAACAAAACTAATAATCAAGGCGAGATAAATTGCATAGTAATCAGACAGGTAATACCCTATAAAAAGATACATCAATGCTGCGAACGCACCAATTAGTAAACCAGCGACACCACTATATTTATATGATTCGATTACTTCATTCTTACTTTTCGGAATAGAACGGGGAATAGGTAGGCGTGTAAAAATGGATAGAGATAAAAGTAAAACCTGCCATTCCTTGAGCATCCGAGAAAAAATGGTCATATTTTTTCCCTCATACCAAAATATGTTTATTTATTTAAACTTATACCATCAGTATTAAATGGTACATTCTCACCATAGTAAAATGATATTACACGATGGAATTAATTCATGAACACAGATCTACAATCTGTTGGACAATAAAACCTAAATAATCAAAGAATTTAAATCAACCATCCTCATCTGAAATAGAGCTCCTAAAATCTTGTGGCGTCATGCCATATGAATTTCTAAATACTTTACAAAAATAACTAGAACATGAATACCCTAGATTATGGGCAATTCTAGAAATAGACCAGTCACTGTATTGCAACATTTTTTTCGCGCCCTGGAGCCTCTGTTGATTTACATAGGTATTAAATCCAACCCCAATTTCTTTTTTAAATAACTTACTAAAATAATGTGTGCTTAAAAAAACATGATCGGCTACATCTTCCAATCGAATATCTTCGAAATAATGCGACTCTATATATTTTACTGCCTTTTTGATTTTTCCATCATATGAATGGGCACTTTCTCTACTATGAAAAAGACTTTTAATATCGTATTTATCATTGATAACCACAAAATCCATATGTTTTTTAATTGAATCATCTACCAATGTTTTAAGCAAATCCGCAGCTGCAAACAATTTTCCATAATCGACTTCTTTGATTTTTTCATAATCTTCAACCAGTTCTGCGTTTTGCATCCACTTTTTATCTACTGGTTGAATATCATCTAACCCAACGGCATTTTTTACTCGGGCCTGACCGCAAAGTACAAAACCGACGAGGTGGCCATTAATTTCTAACGGTATTGAAAAATCGATTAGCCCTGCATGGCAACGATAAACACACGGTTTATGCTCTTTTGATGCTTCTAAGCCACCGCATCGATCACTGTTTTTACAGCGAGCGTACAAATCTGGATGCTGTCTAATTCGCAAACAAAAATCCGTAAAATTAATACTTTCTGAAACCTCCCGACCTTCAATATCAACTAGAACGACTGCTAATCCAGTTGAATTAGCAAAATCTTCTAGAATTTTATTAATGCCTTGCGACTCTAAAAAATTGTCCGGTTTCGTGTTCATTCCCTACCTCCTCTGTAATACAACCCTTTAAAAAGTCCGCTTTGTCTTCCAATGACAAAAATGGATGCGTTATCTGTAATGTAAAACAGCGCAACCATTTCTTAATAATTGTATAACAAAAGCAATGTTACATACTGTTATACGTTCTCTGTTTTCAAACTCTTGGCTGCGCTTTTTGTTTCTAATATCTGGGCTGCTTTTTCTGCTTCCAGACTTCTGGTGATGAAGTATCGATACCCCGCACCACCAATTATTGCCCCTACAACCGGTGCAACAATAGGAATAATAAAGTAAGGGATCTCTTTACCTCCGGTAAAGCTTATTTCTCCCCATCCCGCAACAAATGCAAATAACTTCGGACCGAAATCCCTTGCTGGGTTCATCGCGAAACCCGTAAGAGGA
The DNA window shown above is from Vibrio algarum and carries:
- a CDS encoding adenosylcobinamide-GDP ribazoletransferase; its protein translation is MTIFSRMLKEWQVLLLSLSIFTRLPIPRSIPKSKNEVIESYKYSGVAGLLIGAFAALMYLFIGYYLSDYYAIYLALIISFVGARLYQGSGFIPKSNLIISNKKMKLRTQAKRQAVMFTVLMVLFLIKYMVLLRVNSVPHAMVIGHFLSYSMVFSIIYKYSYSDQKKEWVKGVSISSERQDDIIVLMFIVLAVSCLISNSKLSFLLLLVSFFVSRVFFLLMDKHAFIKVTYAINIVQSITEILCYITFYVVVGS
- the fucO gene encoding lactaldehyde reductase, producing MSFALNLPKLSFAGVGAIEDAVAVLNQQPIKKVLIVTDKNLIKLGLLDKLTQELTSYSIEYVIYDEVTPNPTVTLVRNGLKKFQAEECDCFIAVGGGSPVDCAKAIRVVASNEGDICEFNGVGKVTNPGAFFIAINTTAGTAAEMTSNSVITDEENKVKMVIIDGKQIPDIAVNDPTLMTGLPANVTAATGMDALTHAIEAYVTPGAHTLTKPTALEAIRLISKWLPVAVDNGSDIEARDNLACAQFLAGMAFNSAGLGLVHSMAHQPGATHNLPHGVCNAILLPVVSKFNAETGPEPFRAVAEAMSGNTFDLNDKQAADLAIELICNLSVRVGIPSGFSELGVTERDFDGWIDKAMQDPCLPGNPRQPSPEEVMALYKQAL
- a CDS encoding PocR ligand-binding domain-containing protein, which produces MNTKPDNFLESQGINKILEDFANSTGLAVVLVDIEGREVSESINFTDFCLRIRQHPDLYARCKNSDRCGGLEASKEHKPCVYRCHAGLIDFSIPLEINGHLVGFVLCGQARVKNAVGLDDIQPVDKKWMQNAELVEDYEKIKEVDYGKLFAAADLLKTLVDDSIKKHMDFVVINDKYDIKSLFHSRESAHSYDGKIKKAVKYIESHYFEDIRLEDVADHVFLSTHYFSKLFKKEIGVGFNTYVNQQRLQGAKKMLQYSDWSISRIAHNLGYSCSSYFCKVFRNSYGMTPQDFRSSISDEDG